In Prosthecochloris sp. GSB1, the following proteins share a genomic window:
- a CDS encoding pyruvoyl-dependent arginine decarboxylase, producing MSFVPKKVFFTKGVGRHKEYLSSFELALRDAKIEKCNLVTVSSIFPPKCERLSVEEGLKHLSPGEITFAVMARNSTNEHSRLIASSIGVALPADESLYGYLSEHHPYGQTSEQSGEYAEDLAATMLATTLGIEFDPNKDWDEREGIYKMSGKIINSFNITQSAEGENGLWTTVIACAVLLP from the coding sequence TTGTCATTTGTCCCTAAAAAGGTGTTTTTCACCAAAGGCGTTGGAAGACACAAGGAGTATCTGTCTTCGTTCGAGCTCGCACTGAGAGATGCGAAGATCGAAAAATGCAATCTGGTGACGGTATCCAGCATTTTCCCCCCCAAGTGCGAACGTTTGAGCGTGGAAGAAGGGCTCAAGCATCTTTCGCCGGGAGAGATCACCTTCGCCGTCATGGCGAGAAATTCAACGAACGAACACAGCCGCCTGATAGCTTCGTCGATCGGCGTGGCGCTGCCGGCCGACGAGTCGCTCTACGGCTACCTTTCCGAACACCATCCCTACGGCCAGACATCGGAACAGTCCGGCGAATACGCCGAGGACCTTGCCGCGACCATGCTGGCGACGACGCTCGGCATCGAATTCGACCCGAACAAGGACTGGGACGAGCGCGAAGGCATCTACAAGATGAGCGGAAAAATCATCAACTCGTTCAACATCACGCAATCAGCGGAAGGCGAAAACGGACTCTGGACGACGGTCATCGCCTGCGCCGTGCTGCTTCCCTGA
- a CDS encoding DedA family protein, translating to MFDSLQQIQTLEELIIWGGYALLFVIVFSETGLFAGFFLPGDSLLITAGLIAASGELDIVPVMVTLSFGAAMGDSTGYFIGNQLQRNFLSKKETFFFRREHLEKTERFYEKHGSKAVFLARFVPVVRSFTATLAGVVNMPYQVFLFYSVSGSLVWVVTFTSIGYFLASLFPEVVDFVHYIILAGIVLILLNTLRQIRKHTSRTGKKP from the coding sequence ATGTTCGATTCACTCCAGCAGATCCAGACACTCGAAGAACTGATCATATGGGGAGGCTACGCCCTGCTGTTCGTGATCGTTTTTTCGGAAACGGGACTGTTCGCGGGCTTCTTTCTTCCGGGAGATTCGCTGCTCATCACCGCCGGCCTTATAGCTGCTTCAGGGGAACTCGACATCGTGCCGGTGATGGTCACGCTCTCCTTCGGCGCGGCGATGGGCGACTCGACGGGCTATTTCATAGGAAACCAGTTGCAGCGCAACTTCCTGAGCAAGAAGGAAACCTTTTTTTTCCGCAGGGAGCACCTTGAAAAAACCGAGCGATTCTATGAAAAACACGGATCGAAAGCAGTGTTTCTTGCCCGTTTCGTGCCGGTTGTGAGAAGTTTCACGGCGACGCTCGCCGGCGTCGTCAACATGCCCTACCAGGTTTTTCTTTTCTACAGCGTCTCGGGATCGTTAGTCTGGGTGGTGACCTTCACCTCCATCGGCTATTTTCTGGCCTCCCTCTTCCCTGAGGTGGTTGATTTCGTACATTACATTATTCTCGCTGGGATCGTCCTCATACTGCTCAACACGCTGCGACAGATCAGGAAACATACGTCGCGAACCGGCAAAAAACCATAA
- a CDS encoding DUF368 domain-containing protein, with amino-acid sequence MPARIGRYIPVTLKGALMGAADIVPGVSGGTIALITGIYETLVDSIRSFDAQALQQLLRLDLRSFWKTINGNFLFSLLLGILFSVVTLSNTIVHLLEHQTLLLLSFFFGLIVASAFVVAGRVRAHTLSAWAAGAAGAVAALAVTSLSPVATPESWWFIFLSGAIAICAMILPGISGSFILLLLGKYTFILHAVREFDIGVILLFSAGCALGLMSFSRLLSTLLHRFHDPTMMLLAGIMLGSLTKVWPWKTTGGVPVTNGSKAMLFSTNVLPDGYLETTGADPRIASVLLLMAAGLALVFTLEYLSSHSRDSLKNHS; translated from the coding sequence ATGCCCGCAAGAATCGGCAGATACATACCCGTAACGCTCAAGGGCGCCCTCATGGGCGCAGCGGATATCGTTCCGGGCGTTTCCGGGGGCACGATAGCGCTCATCACCGGCATCTATGAAACGCTTGTCGATTCCATCCGCTCCTTCGACGCGCAGGCACTGCAACAACTGCTGCGCCTCGACCTGCGCTCGTTCTGGAAGACGATAAACGGCAACTTTCTTTTCAGCCTGCTTCTGGGGATCCTCTTCAGCGTCGTCACGCTTTCGAACACGATCGTCCACCTGCTGGAGCATCAGACCCTCCTGCTGCTTTCGTTCTTTTTCGGACTCATCGTGGCTTCGGCTTTCGTGGTCGCCGGGAGGGTCAGGGCGCACACCCTTTCCGCCTGGGCAGCCGGAGCCGCCGGAGCCGTCGCGGCACTGGCGGTCACGAGCCTTTCGCCTGTCGCCACGCCAGAAAGCTGGTGGTTCATTTTTCTTTCAGGCGCTATAGCGATCTGCGCCATGATACTGCCGGGGATATCCGGCAGCTTTATCCTGCTCCTGCTGGGAAAATACACATTCATCCTGCATGCCGTCAGGGAATTCGATATCGGTGTGATCCTGCTGTTCAGCGCGGGATGCGCCTTGGGCCTCATGAGTTTTTCTCGCCTGCTCTCGACGCTCCTCCACCGGTTTCACGATCCGACGATGATGCTGCTCGCAGGCATCATGCTCGGCTCCCTGACCAAGGTCTGGCCCTGGAAAACCACTGGCGGAGTCCCTGTCACGAACGGCAGCAAGGCCATGCTCTTTTCCACCAACGTCCTGCCTGACGGCTATCTAGAAACAACCGGCGCTGACCCACGGATCGCATCCGTCCTCCTGCTGATGGCCGCCGGACTCGCGCTGGTGTTCACACTGGAATACCTTTCCTCGCACAGCCGCGACAGCCTGAAAAACCACTCCTGA
- the nadB gene encoding L-aspartate oxidase: MTEEIKTDVLVIGSGIGGLYFALHMADHAQVTIITKKESCESNTNWAQGGIAATIDESDSTDLHIRDTLDAGAGLCNREMVSLMVTEGPEHIRRLIQLGVEFTRSGSDNLDLGREGGHSRKRIVHARDFTGQEVEHVLLERANNHPRISVLEHHFAIELLTEHHLHVKTNDITCYGAYALDSRNRKLKKILARTTLLAAGGLGRVYLHTTNPSIATGDGIAMAYRAGAVIANMEFIQFHPTALFHPKANSFLISEAVRGFGGILKLKNGQEFMHKYDKRENLAPRDIVARAIDSEMKKTGDECVFLDVTHLDPQKTVEHFPNIYETCLGLGIDMTKEMIPVVPAAHYSCGGIKTDEFGQTSINRLYACGETSCTGVHGANRLASNSLLEALVFAYRSYTRIKENIASLHNDTGFPDWDDTGTVNPEEWILVSHNKKEAQQVMNDYVGIVRSDLRLQRAKRRIEFLKEETEAYYKKTKITTQILELRNIIKVASLIIDGAIMRRESRGLHYTTDYPRKDDKHFLIDTEQRSF; this comes from the coding sequence ATGACTGAAGAAATCAAGACCGACGTACTGGTCATCGGCAGCGGAATAGGCGGCCTCTACTTTGCGCTGCACATGGCCGATCATGCACAGGTGACCATCATAACAAAAAAAGAAAGCTGCGAATCGAACACCAACTGGGCGCAAGGCGGCATAGCCGCGACCATCGACGAAAGCGACAGCACGGATCTTCATATCCGCGACACGCTCGACGCCGGAGCCGGCCTGTGCAACCGGGAAATGGTCTCGCTCATGGTAACCGAGGGACCGGAACATATCCGGAGACTGATTCAGCTCGGCGTCGAGTTCACCAGGAGCGGCAGTGACAACCTCGACCTCGGTCGCGAAGGCGGACATTCGAGAAAACGCATCGTCCACGCCCGGGACTTCACCGGACAGGAGGTCGAACACGTGTTGCTCGAAAGGGCCAACAACCATCCCCGCATCAGCGTGCTGGAGCACCATTTCGCTATCGAACTCCTGACCGAACACCACCTGCACGTCAAGACGAACGACATCACCTGCTACGGCGCCTACGCGCTGGATTCGCGAAACAGGAAACTGAAGAAAATTCTCGCCAGGACCACCCTCCTGGCTGCCGGCGGACTCGGCAGGGTCTATCTGCACACCACCAATCCATCCATCGCCACCGGCGACGGCATCGCCATGGCCTACCGTGCTGGAGCGGTCATCGCCAACATGGAATTTATCCAGTTCCATCCCACGGCCCTTTTTCATCCGAAAGCGAACTCCTTTCTCATTTCCGAAGCAGTGCGGGGCTTCGGAGGAATCCTGAAACTGAAAAACGGCCAGGAATTCATGCACAAGTACGACAAACGGGAAAATCTCGCTCCAAGAGACATCGTCGCAAGGGCCATAGACTCGGAAATGAAGAAAACCGGCGACGAATGCGTCTTTCTCGACGTGACCCATCTCGACCCGCAGAAAACCGTCGAGCATTTTCCGAATATTTACGAAACCTGCCTCGGCCTTGGCATCGACATGACGAAGGAAATGATTCCCGTAGTACCCGCGGCGCATTATTCCTGCGGAGGAATCAAGACCGACGAATTCGGCCAGACGAGCATCAACAGGCTCTACGCATGCGGAGAAACGAGCTGCACCGGCGTTCACGGAGCCAACCGGCTGGCGAGCAACTCCCTGCTCGAGGCGCTCGTCTTCGCCTACCGCTCCTACACCCGGATAAAGGAAAACATCGCCTCACTGCATAACGACACCGGGTTTCCCGACTGGGATGATACCGGAACCGTCAACCCCGAGGAATGGATCCTGGTCTCGCACAACAAGAAGGAAGCGCAGCAGGTCATGAACGATTACGTCGGCATCGTGCGGAGCGATCTCAGGCTCCAGAGGGCGAAACGGCGGATCGAGTTCCTCAAGGAGGAAACGGAAGCGTACTACAAAAAAACGAAGATAACGACGCAGATTCTCGAACTGCGCAATATCATCAAGGTGGCCAGCCTCATTATCGACGGAGCGATCATGCGCCGTGAATCACGCGGGCTCCATTACACGACCGACTACCCGCGGAAGGACGACAAGCATTTCCTGATCGACACCGAACAACGCTCGTTCTGA